Proteins encoded together in one Aeromonas encheleia window:
- a CDS encoding response regulator gives MNLLRSLTLLCLLFAQPALALTLHSRHYIQHTDSPRIPAEQRWLQQTAQLRVGILRHDYRPFSMTVSDSRFEGISADYLNILAKALQKPLVLRRFEDKESALAALRQGDVDIVNLGNLTLADGDRSGIRLSRRYFSNTPVFSAPKQRQDPLLTPGQSVATVRGFIDEQEFKRDYPLLSLVTYPSNVAAFDAVFFGRQDALLSDIHSMYYLNSERFDKLRRRGEAPPSLVSDGFRFAVSARAPQLLSLINRTLRDVDDITRNLIFSQWNGPIRDMVDNPADAYDAAELAWLRKAPPIKVWLMDDLYPYGVKDYDDQLTGMTVDMLAKVSKRTGLRFEFASFGSDRQRNNAMRDGRLDLIGAISQPVAESYGLRPSLPYASDDIYVILAQQADRTTSSLQDLAGKRVGMTHYNPLAARLGSSEISFMESAEEVMQALNRGSLDAAIVPLYFAQHAVDGHRLTRLRIAGPADDEPIRMGFASLADNDMLMNILDKTILSISPNELAMMSYEWRNRKLPAPTFMERHADYFYLLFAVLFGLALLLLYRNRMLNRLARSEQASRQQLEAHVRFIEALGESLPHPIVVRDRSGKVLLCNSKYLALLNAQPGAVLGKPLIEGLRGRVDADALAGLERDFAKVLQDGEPIFVDRVFNKGDHSKCIYHWMVPYCDSQGAISGVINGWIDITERKAMESALRLAKEQADSASRAKSDFLATMSHEIRTPMNAILGMLELAIQDPALSPHTGEQLRIASESANGLLDLVGDVLDISSIEAGQMTLAPQPCALTPLLQSVAQVFAGMAEQKGLNYRIELETQSLPLVLVDPLRLRQVVFNLLSNAIKFTERGEVSIRATLEGEHEQAPVLRLRISDSGVGIPADKLPLLFTPFYRAHSPYQYAGTGLGLNIARILCQMMGGDIGVSSQIGVGTRLDVSLPLTPVVSALQSPESLIRQEEAEQTPLRILVVDDNHANQTLLRQQLKYLGHEVSVRSNGLEALRAVASHHFDLVITDCQMPTMDGFELTRRLRARGHELPIWGFTAHALPRERELCLAAGMDECLFKPIGLARLRSVLAGLSRSERRES, from the coding sequence ATGAACCTGCTTCGATCGCTGACCCTGCTGTGCCTGCTGTTCGCCCAGCCCGCGCTGGCGCTCACGCTGCACAGCCGCCACTACATACAGCACACCGACTCCCCCCGGATCCCGGCCGAGCAGCGCTGGCTGCAGCAGACCGCGCAGCTGCGCGTCGGCATCCTGCGCCACGACTATCGCCCGTTCAGCATGACCGTCTCGGACAGCCGCTTCGAGGGGATCTCCGCCGACTATCTCAACATCCTGGCCAAGGCCTTGCAGAAGCCGCTGGTACTGCGCCGCTTCGAGGACAAGGAGAGCGCCCTCGCCGCCCTGCGCCAGGGTGATGTCGACATCGTCAATCTCGGCAACCTGACCCTGGCCGACGGGGATAGGAGCGGGATCCGCCTCAGCCGGCGCTACTTCAGCAACACCCCCGTCTTCTCGGCGCCAAAGCAGCGCCAGGATCCCCTGCTGACCCCCGGGCAGAGCGTCGCCACCGTGCGGGGCTTTATCGATGAGCAGGAATTCAAACGCGACTACCCCCTGCTCAGCCTGGTGACCTACCCCTCCAACGTGGCGGCCTTCGACGCCGTCTTCTTCGGCCGGCAGGATGCGCTGCTCAGCGACATCCACTCCATGTATTACCTCAACAGCGAGCGCTTCGACAAACTCAGGCGGCGCGGCGAGGCGCCACCGAGCCTGGTTTCCGACGGCTTTCGCTTCGCGGTCTCCGCCCGGGCGCCGCAGTTGCTGAGCCTCATCAATCGCACCCTGCGTGATGTCGACGACATCACCCGCAACCTCATCTTCAGCCAGTGGAACGGGCCCATCCGCGACATGGTCGACAACCCGGCCGATGCCTATGACGCCGCCGAGCTGGCCTGGTTGCGCAAGGCGCCCCCCATCAAGGTCTGGCTGATGGACGATCTCTACCCTTATGGGGTCAAGGATTATGATGATCAGCTCACCGGCATGACGGTCGACATGCTGGCCAAGGTGAGCAAGCGCACCGGCCTGCGCTTCGAGTTCGCCTCCTTCGGTTCGGATCGCCAGCGCAACAACGCAATGCGGGATGGCAGGCTCGATCTCATCGGCGCCATCTCCCAACCCGTGGCCGAGAGCTATGGGCTGCGCCCTTCCCTGCCCTATGCCAGCGACGACATCTATGTGATCCTCGCCCAGCAAGCGGATCGGACCACCTCCAGCCTGCAGGATCTGGCTGGCAAGCGCGTCGGCATGACCCACTACAACCCCCTCGCCGCACGTCTCGGCAGCAGCGAAATAAGCTTCATGGAGAGTGCCGAGGAGGTGATGCAGGCGCTCAACCGGGGCAGCCTCGACGCCGCCATAGTGCCGCTCTACTTCGCCCAGCATGCGGTGGACGGCCACCGCCTGACCCGGCTGCGCATCGCGGGCCCCGCCGACGACGAGCCGATCCGCATGGGCTTCGCCAGCCTGGCGGACAACGACATGCTGATGAACATCCTCGACAAGACCATCCTCTCCATCTCCCCCAATGAGCTGGCCATGATGAGCTACGAGTGGCGCAACCGTAAGCTGCCGGCCCCCACCTTCATGGAACGCCACGCCGACTACTTCTACCTGCTGTTTGCGGTCCTGTTTGGCCTGGCCCTGCTGCTGCTGTACCGCAATCGCATGCTCAACCGGCTGGCCCGCTCGGAGCAGGCGTCCCGCCAACAGCTGGAGGCCCATGTCCGCTTCATCGAGGCGCTGGGGGAGAGCCTGCCCCACCCCATAGTGGTGCGGGACAGGAGCGGCAAGGTGCTGCTGTGCAACAGCAAGTACCTGGCGCTGCTCAATGCCCAGCCAGGCGCCGTGCTGGGCAAGCCCCTCATCGAGGGCCTCCGTGGCCGGGTCGATGCCGATGCCCTCGCCGGGCTGGAGCGGGACTTCGCCAAAGTACTGCAGGATGGTGAGCCCATCTTCGTCGATCGCGTCTTCAACAAGGGGGATCACAGCAAGTGCATCTATCACTGGATGGTGCCCTACTGCGACAGTCAGGGGGCCATCAGCGGGGTGATCAACGGCTGGATCGACATCACGGAGCGCAAGGCGATGGAGAGCGCGCTGCGTCTGGCCAAGGAGCAGGCCGACAGCGCCAGCCGGGCCAAGAGCGACTTCCTCGCCACCATGAGCCACGAGATCCGCACCCCCATGAACGCCATCCTCGGCATGCTGGAGCTCGCCATCCAGGATCCGGCGCTCTCGCCCCATACCGGAGAGCAGCTGCGCATCGCCTCGGAATCGGCCAACGGCCTGCTGGATCTGGTCGGGGATGTGCTGGATATCTCCAGCATAGAGGCGGGTCAGATGACGCTGGCCCCGCAGCCGTGTGCGCTCACGCCGCTGCTGCAGTCGGTCGCCCAGGTGTTCGCCGGCATGGCCGAGCAGAAGGGGTTGAACTATCGCATCGAGCTCGAGACCCAGTCGTTGCCATTGGTGCTGGTCGACCCCTTGCGGCTGCGTCAGGTAGTCTTCAACCTGCTGAGCAACGCCATCAAATTCACCGAGCGCGGCGAAGTCAGCATCCGGGCCACCCTGGAGGGGGAGCACGAGCAGGCCCCAGTGCTGCGACTGCGCATCAGCGACAGCGGGGTCGGCATCCCGGCCGACAAGCTGCCACTGCTGTTCACCCCCTTCTACCGCGCCCACTCTCCCTATCAATACGCGGGCACCGGCCTTGGCCTCAACATCGCCAGGATCCTGTGCCAGATGATGGGGGGCGATATCGGGGTCAGCAGCCAGATCGGCGTGGGTACCCGACTCGATGTCAGCCTGCCGCTGACGCCGGTGGTCTCGGCCCTGCAGTCGCCAGAGAGCCTGATCAGGCAGGAGGAGGCCGAACAGACGCCACTGCGGATCCTGGTGGTGGATGACAACCACGCCAACCAGACGCTGCTGCGCCAGCAACTCAAGTACCTGGGGCACGAGGTGAGCGTGCGCAGCAACGGGCTGGAGGCGCTGCGTGCCGTCGCCAGCCACCACTTCGATCTCGTCATCACCGACTGCCAGATGCCGACGATGGATGGCTTCGAGCTGACCCGCCGCCTGCGTGCGCGCGGCCATGAGCTGCCCATCTGGGGCTTCACCGCCCACGCCCTGCCCAGGGAGCGGGAGCTCTGCCTCGCCGCCGGCATGGACGAGTGCCTGTTCAAGCCCATCGGCCTAGCCCGCCTGCGCAGCGTGCTGGCCGGGCTGAGCCGATCGGAGCGGCGCGAGTCTTGA
- a CDS encoding DUF3302 domain-containing protein produces MLLDYFALGVLVFVVLVLFYGIIVIHDIPYEIAKHRQHPHQDAIHVAGWVSLFTLHVIWPFLWIWATLYRPERGWGFVQRLKKDEEDISALRQELATLQARMATLEQNERG; encoded by the coding sequence ATGCTACTTGATTACTTTGCGTTAGGGGTCTTGGTATTCGTCGTCTTGGTGTTGTTCTACGGCATAATCGTCATTCACGATATTCCTTATGAAATAGCCAAACATCGTCAGCATCCCCATCAGGATGCCATTCATGTGGCTGGCTGGGTCAGCTTATTTACTCTGCATGTTATTTGGCCATTCCTTTGGATCTGGGCCACCCTCTACCGCCCCGAGCGGGGGTGGGGGTTCGTTCAACGCTTAAAGAAAGATGAAGAGGACATTTCAGCGCTCAGGCAAGAGCTCGCCACGCTGCAAGCCCGCATGGCGACGCTCGAACAGAATGAGAGAGGGTGA
- a CDS encoding HlyD family secretion protein, translating to MDLLLILSYVACATGIFKIFNLPLNKWTLPTAVLGGFFLVGGLIVLMNYNHPYASIARNYYVSTPIVPLVKGRVSEVPVQANQMIKKGDVLFRIEAEPFEQKVASLAARLASNREQLKSIDARLRSASLDRDRAQALVNRGIGKRRDLDMTQANVDDITAQIDQQKATIVDLQAQLNEAKYELEQTVVTAPSDGYVSQLALRPGMIAAPFQYRPVMNFIHQDDTTYVGWFWQNSMQRLAEGDETEIVIDGIPGRVFTAEVMSVIPALAAGNVQANASLIDQTSAQTPGRLPIALKITDPDWPKYQVIAGSSGQAAIYTKYFTQVSIIRKVLLRMTSWLNYLFPFH from the coding sequence ATGGACCTGCTACTGATCCTCAGCTACGTTGCTTGCGCTACGGGCATATTCAAGATATTCAATCTCCCGCTCAACAAGTGGACCCTGCCGACCGCCGTGCTCGGTGGTTTTTTTCTCGTGGGTGGGCTCATCGTTCTGATGAACTACAACCATCCCTACGCGTCAATAGCGCGTAACTACTATGTCTCCACGCCTATTGTGCCGCTGGTGAAAGGTCGTGTCAGTGAGGTACCCGTCCAGGCAAATCAGATGATCAAAAAAGGCGATGTACTGTTTCGCATTGAGGCCGAACCCTTTGAACAGAAGGTGGCCAGCTTGGCCGCAAGGCTCGCATCCAATCGGGAACAACTCAAATCCATTGATGCCAGGCTACGCTCCGCCAGCTTGGATCGTGACCGAGCACAGGCATTGGTGAATCGAGGTATCGGCAAGCGGCGTGACCTCGATATGACCCAGGCTAATGTGGATGACATTACTGCCCAAATAGACCAGCAGAAGGCCACCATCGTAGACCTGCAAGCCCAACTCAACGAGGCCAAGTATGAGCTGGAGCAGACCGTGGTCACGGCTCCCAGTGATGGCTATGTTTCTCAGTTGGCGCTTCGTCCCGGTATGATTGCGGCCCCTTTTCAATATCGCCCCGTGATGAACTTCATCCACCAAGATGATACTACCTATGTTGGCTGGTTCTGGCAGAACAGCATGCAGCGCTTAGCCGAAGGGGATGAAACCGAAATTGTAATAGATGGTATCCCTGGTCGGGTCTTCACTGCTGAGGTGATGTCGGTCATACCGGCGTTGGCGGCCGGGAATGTGCAGGCGAACGCCAGTCTGATAGATCAGACATCGGCCCAGACACCAGGGCGCCTGCCTATCGCTCTCAAGATCACGGATCCTGACTGGCCCAAGTATCAGGTTATTGCGGGCTCCAGCGGTCAGGCCGCCATCTATACCAAGTACTTCACCCAGGTTTCCATTATCCGCAAAGTGCTGTTGCGAATGACGAGTTGGCTTAACTATCTGTTTCCCTTTCACTAG
- a CDS encoding YbfA family protein, with the protein MFHPFSLTQIILRRIFVLLVGVLVFPVMLFRSDRARFYSYLHRIWSKTSTKPVWLKMSERGERIFY; encoded by the coding sequence ATGTTTCATCCCTTCTCTCTGACTCAGATAATCCTTCGTCGCATCTTCGTGCTGCTGGTGGGCGTGTTGGTCTTCCCGGTGATGCTGTTTCGCAGCGATCGCGCCCGCTTCTACAGCTACCTGCACCGCATCTGGAGCAAGACCAGCACCAAGCCGGTGTGGCTCAAGATGAGCGAACGGGGCGAGCGGATCTTCTACTGA